One Candidatus Roseilinea sp. genomic region harbors:
- the ppc gene encoding phosphoenolpyruvate carboxylase codes for MQHQVNAVGTTDPLAENINAVGYLLGEVITELNGPEMLALEEHLRKLAKDSRAGNPQAAEHLRMTISELSAEEAYEMAMAFTTYFELVNLCEEHHRTMKLRRYRAERAAGQRAEPVRESIEAALVELKRQGVTAEALQTMLDRMSIELVFTAHPTEAKRRTVLTKLRRLSDLLKADSRLPTFDGDGQWGARSEERGVRSRTLAAAIKREIAALWLTDRARTAQPAVTDEVETGLWYFTATLWQVIPQLYADLQAALDAHYPGTRAPERWLTFGSWIGGDRDGNPNVTPQVTADTLQLHREHVIDKLLHAVHELSHLLSISINRDTITPEMQALLGRIIHSASASSRARTIAQRYPNEPYRMVLASLTAQLQEAFEQTKRYPLYPFNAARPTLALSPSLSLPLSLPPAITLRQVKETLNTISDSLRRGRAALLAGGELSDLQRQLDVFGLHWARLDLRQHSAWHEEAIAALLAKSGVCDHYTQLDEAQKVALLTTQLSQPNSSLLDRIGPLDEGTLFVTEPLALAREAMERYGREALGIYIISMTDGLSDVLEVALLMAWCRVRLPIAPLFETRNDLRQAPDILRAMFTHPIYRDILRAQADEQFIMLGYSDSNKDCGYITANWELYKAQEAIAAVCREHGIRFTLFHGRGGTIARGGGPAAKAILAQPIGLLDGRIRITEQGEVLSTRYQDPELARRHLEQVTYGMLLGMHRANSSLTIPTEWKATMEEIAERGFEAYRALVHEDPDFLKFWEQATPIAEISMLKVGSRPAFRRQTRSVKDLRAIPWVFSWMQSRFVLPGWYGLGTALEAMLRRGSETRTLLQQMYREWPFFQTTLDNAQQSLAKADMGIASLYATLVEDERIRERIFGIIRREFDRTCQAIFAITGQTALLDNEPVLQKSIRLRNPYVDPLNYIQVEMIRRLRRLMHAGAPPADAGGCQAAPGHRTHHQRGERRIAKHRLSTIAPVAS; via the coding sequence ATGCAGCACCAAGTGAACGCGGTCGGCACGACCGATCCACTCGCGGAGAACATCAATGCCGTGGGCTACCTGCTCGGCGAAGTGATCACCGAGCTGAACGGTCCGGAGATGCTGGCGCTCGAAGAGCATCTGCGCAAGCTGGCTAAGGACAGCCGCGCCGGCAACCCCCAAGCGGCGGAGCATCTTCGCATGACCATCAGCGAACTGAGCGCCGAAGAAGCCTATGAAATGGCCATGGCGTTCACCACCTACTTCGAGCTGGTGAACCTGTGCGAAGAGCACCATCGCACGATGAAGCTGCGCCGCTATCGCGCCGAGCGCGCAGCGGGACAGCGCGCCGAACCGGTGCGCGAATCCATCGAGGCTGCGCTGGTCGAGCTGAAGCGCCAAGGGGTCACTGCCGAGGCGCTTCAGACGATGCTGGACCGGATGTCCATCGAGCTGGTCTTCACCGCCCACCCCACCGAAGCCAAGCGCCGCACTGTGTTGACCAAGCTGCGCCGGCTGTCGGACCTGCTCAAGGCGGATTCCCGACTCCCAACTTTCGATGGGGACGGGCAGTGGGGAGCGAGAAGCGAGGAGCGGGGGGTGAGGAGTCGGACGCTTGCGGCTGCCATCAAGCGCGAGATCGCTGCGCTGTGGTTGACCGATCGTGCGCGCACCGCGCAGCCGGCGGTCACGGATGAGGTGGAAACCGGTTTGTGGTACTTCACGGCGACGCTGTGGCAGGTGATCCCACAGCTATACGCCGACTTGCAAGCCGCCCTCGATGCGCACTATCCGGGAACGCGCGCGCCAGAGCGCTGGCTGACGTTCGGCTCCTGGATCGGCGGCGACCGCGACGGCAACCCGAATGTCACTCCCCAGGTCACAGCCGACACGCTGCAATTGCATCGCGAGCATGTCATTGACAAGCTCCTCCACGCTGTGCATGAGCTGTCCCACTTGTTGAGCATCTCGATCAACCGAGATACCATCACCCCGGAAATGCAGGCGCTGCTTGGGCGCATCATCCATAGCGCTTCGGCCTCGTCGCGCGCGCGCACGATCGCGCAGCGTTATCCCAATGAACCTTATCGGATGGTGCTGGCCAGCCTCACTGCGCAGCTTCAGGAGGCCTTTGAGCAAACTAAACGATACCCGCTGTATCCGTTCAACGCGGCGCGCCCTACGTTAGCTCTGTCGCCCAGCCTATCCTTGCCGCTTTCGCTGCCGCCGGCTATCACGCTGCGCCAGGTGAAAGAGACCCTGAACACCATCAGCGACAGCTTGCGGCGCGGACGCGCCGCACTGCTGGCCGGCGGCGAGCTGAGCGACCTGCAGCGTCAACTCGACGTGTTCGGCTTGCATTGGGCACGTCTCGATCTGCGCCAGCATTCCGCCTGGCACGAAGAGGCCATCGCCGCTCTCCTGGCCAAGAGCGGCGTCTGTGACCACTACACACAACTTGACGAAGCGCAGAAAGTAGCCCTGCTCACCACGCAGTTGTCGCAGCCCAACAGCAGCTTGCTGGACCGCATCGGCCCGCTGGATGAGGGCACGCTGTTTGTGACGGAGCCGCTCGCGCTGGCGCGCGAAGCCATGGAGCGCTACGGGCGGGAAGCGCTGGGCATCTATATCATCAGCATGACCGATGGGCTGTCTGACGTGTTGGAGGTCGCGCTGCTCATGGCGTGGTGCCGCGTGCGGCTACCCATTGCGCCGCTCTTCGAGACGCGTAACGACCTGCGACAGGCGCCGGACATCCTGCGCGCCATGTTCACCCATCCGATCTATCGGGACATTCTGCGCGCGCAGGCCGACGAGCAGTTCATCATGCTGGGCTATTCGGACAGCAACAAAGATTGCGGCTACATCACGGCTAACTGGGAGCTGTACAAAGCCCAAGAGGCCATTGCCGCGGTGTGTCGGGAACACGGCATCCGCTTCACCCTCTTTCACGGGCGCGGCGGCACGATTGCGCGCGGCGGCGGCCCCGCAGCAAAAGCGATTCTGGCCCAGCCCATCGGCCTGTTGGACGGACGGATCCGCATCACCGAACAAGGCGAAGTGCTCTCCACGCGCTATCAGGACCCCGAACTGGCACGTCGGCACCTGGAACAGGTGACCTACGGCATGCTGCTGGGGATGCATCGCGCCAATTCCTCGCTCACCATCCCGACGGAGTGGAAGGCGACGATGGAGGAGATCGCCGAGCGCGGCTTCGAGGCGTATCGCGCGTTGGTGCACGAAGATCCGGATTTTCTGAAGTTCTGGGAACAGGCCACGCCCATCGCCGAGATCAGCATGTTGAAGGTGGGATCGCGGCCGGCGTTCCGCAGGCAGACGCGATCGGTGAAAGACCTGCGCGCGATCCCCTGGGTGTTCTCTTGGATGCAGAGCCGATTCGTGCTGCCTGGATGGTATGGGTTGGGCACGGCTCTGGAGGCGATGCTACGGCGCGGCAGCGAGACGCGCACGCTGCTGCAGCAGATGTATCGCGAGTGGCCTTTCTTCCAGACCACGCTGGATAACGCCCAGCAAAGCCTGGCCAAGGCCGACATGGGCATCGCGTCGCTCTACGCCACGCTAGTGGAAGACGAACGCATCCGTGAGCGCATCTTCGGAATCATCCGGCGGGAGTTCGACCGCACCTGTCAAGCGATCTTCGCGATCACCGGCCAAACCGCGCTGCTGGATAACGAACCGGTGCTCCAAAAGTCCATCCGCCTGCGCAATCCCTACGTGGACCCGCTCAACTACATCCAGGTAGAGATGATCCGCCGATTGCGCCGGCTGATGCATGCCGGCGCCCCCCCCGCAGACGCCGGAGGCTGCCAAGCTGCGCCAGGTCATCGAACTCACCATCAACGGGGTGAGCGCCGGATTGCGAAACACCGGCTGAGTACAATTGCGCCCGTCGCTTCATGA